Proteins from one Ovis aries strain OAR_USU_Benz2616 breed Rambouillet chromosome 12, ARS-UI_Ramb_v3.0, whole genome shotgun sequence genomic window:
- the G0S2 gene encoding G0/G1 switch protein 2 has protein sequence MEMVQELIPLAKELMAQKPSAKLVRMYLLGGVLALFGAVLGLMEAVCGPFREATLAELGEPAPRDQGKPLEAAQACRALSNRLHAS, from the coding sequence ATGGAGATGGTGCAGGAGCTGATTCCCCTGGCCAAGGAGCTGATGGCGCAGAAGCCCAGTGCGAAGCTGGTGCGAATGTACCTGCTGGGCGGCGTGCTGGCGCTCTTCGGCGCCGTGCTCGGCCTGATGGAGGCCGTGTGCGGCCCCTTCCGCGAGGCGACCCTGGCCGAGCTGGGGGAGCCGGCCCCGCGGGATCAAGGCAAGCCACTGGAGGCCGCCCAGGCCTGCCGGGCCCTGTCCAACCGGCTGCACGCCTCCTAG